One genomic region from Sphingobacterium sp. UGAL515B_05 encodes:
- a CDS encoding response regulator transcription factor encodes MKILVIEDEADLREIVKASLLKEEYTVETAADYESALEKVAVYDYDCILLDIMLPGGNGLQILDQLKNEGKSDNVIIISAKDSLDDKLKGLELGADDYLTKPFHIAELNARIKAVLRRKQREGKNTLEMGNIVLDLNERCLFIAQEPVPLNRKEFDMLNYFLLNKNRLVSKSALAEHVWGDNTDQADNLDFIYSQIKNLRKKFLASHADVDFEAVYGIGYKLVEK; translated from the coding sequence ATGAAAATATTGGTTATTGAAGACGAAGCGGATTTAAGGGAAATTGTGAAGGCATCTTTACTTAAGGAAGAATATACGGTAGAAACTGCCGCTGATTACGAATCAGCCCTTGAGAAAGTCGCTGTTTATGATTACGATTGTATCCTGCTTGACATCATGCTGCCTGGAGGCAATGGTTTGCAGATTCTCGATCAGCTCAAAAATGAGGGTAAGTCCGATAATGTGATCATTATCTCCGCAAAGGATTCTTTGGACGATAAGCTAAAGGGACTCGAACTTGGAGCCGATGACTATTTGACAAAACCCTTTCATATTGCTGAGCTGAATGCACGGATTAAAGCCGTGTTACGAAGAAAACAACGGGAAGGTAAGAATACATTGGAAATGGGAAACATCGTGCTGGATCTCAATGAACGCTGCTTATTTATTGCACAGGAGCCTGTGCCGTTAAATCGGAAAGAGTTCGATATGCTCAACTACTTCTTATTGAACAAAAATAGACTGGTCAGCAAAAGTGCGCTGGCAGAACATGTCTGGGGCGATAATACGGACCAGGCGGATAATCTTGATTTCATCTATTCACAGATAAAAAACTTGCGCAAAAAATTCTTGGCTAGTCATGCTGATGTGGATTTTGAAGCGGTATATGGAATCGGTTATAAACTTGTCGAAAAATGA
- a CDS encoding tetratricopeptide repeat-containing sensor histidine kinase, producing the protein MHHLTILLFFFILLFTHPAHGQNSGWDRLDKQLAEASSDSTRILAYYKTASEIYRSNPQEAQEIVSKGLSLISEKKFEPLQIDLLNLQGVIYLKLNNFDESVKTHFKVLKKREDRNDKKGMMLSFLNIGNVFNKSYDPDQALKYYQRALDLAKELRDTRNRANISTNIGNIYAQNALNGENKKDVAHAIDYLVKTVEFCKANAPEVDLYNTYILLSYLYLKADKLEWSTYYTDLAIDITSKKKDPVGESYARINRANIYVKEKRFDLAEQEVTLIKSIIAKSGFTNLTEDLQGDFDKIAKAIKEQDAQLILSDQDSSDRKFHEDAEVLRVRVREELREKYESEKKELENKNLLLKNANIEREAHWIKLIWLATFFVLLIIAVMVLLLIKKNRLLREEKRKVDLQAAEIRHQHEELIQADRFRSSIFSVVSHDLRSPLSTFQALLAVSKIVELPADEIKSMLINIGNQVTTASKMLDSLLVWSSQQMANEKLEIQEISPYEIIRECQELFIDRINLKNLSIDVRISPQLTIQSDVKRFEFIIRNIFNNAIKFSFSGKTIIFDQRETERELLISITDQGIGMDERKIAALKNMQKQQHSLEGTFEEKGSGIGLMLCHEFANRMGYSITVESSEGFGSTFIVHIPK; encoded by the coding sequence ATGCATCATTTAACCATATTATTATTTTTTTTTATATTGTTATTCACTCATCCTGCACATGGCCAAAATAGCGGATGGGACAGGTTAGACAAGCAGCTAGCAGAGGCAAGCAGCGATTCTACACGAATATTGGCGTATTATAAAACCGCCTCAGAAATTTACCGCAGTAATCCCCAAGAAGCACAGGAAATCGTTTCCAAAGGCTTGAGTCTCATCAGTGAAAAAAAATTCGAACCCTTACAAATTGATTTATTAAATCTACAAGGGGTCATTTATCTGAAGCTAAATAACTTCGATGAGAGTGTGAAGACTCACTTCAAGGTCCTCAAGAAACGAGAAGATCGGAACGACAAGAAAGGGATGATGCTCTCTTTTCTGAATATCGGAAATGTTTTCAATAAGAGTTACGATCCCGATCAGGCCTTAAAATATTACCAACGTGCACTAGATCTAGCAAAGGAATTGCGCGACACAAGGAATCGAGCAAACATATCGACTAATATTGGCAATATATATGCCCAAAACGCTTTGAATGGAGAGAACAAGAAGGATGTAGCGCATGCCATCGATTATTTGGTAAAAACCGTGGAATTCTGTAAAGCCAATGCCCCCGAAGTCGATCTTTACAATACGTACATTTTATTAAGCTATCTCTATCTCAAGGCAGATAAGCTCGAATGGAGCACGTATTATACGGATCTTGCAATCGATATCACCAGCAAGAAAAAAGATCCTGTTGGGGAAAGTTATGCCCGAATCAACCGGGCGAATATCTACGTCAAAGAAAAGCGGTTTGATCTGGCCGAACAAGAAGTCACCCTCATCAAGAGCATCATTGCCAAAAGTGGTTTCACCAATTTAACTGAAGACCTTCAGGGAGATTTCGATAAAATAGCGAAAGCGATCAAAGAGCAGGATGCACAGTTAATACTGAGCGATCAGGATAGTTCGGACCGCAAGTTTCATGAAGACGCTGAAGTTTTACGCGTACGGGTTCGGGAAGAACTTCGAGAGAAGTATGAAAGTGAAAAGAAGGAGCTTGAGAATAAAAATCTGTTATTAAAAAACGCGAATATAGAACGAGAAGCCCATTGGATAAAACTGATTTGGCTAGCCACCTTTTTTGTCCTTTTAATTATCGCCGTTATGGTGCTGTTACTGATCAAAAAGAATAGATTATTACGTGAAGAAAAACGGAAAGTCGATCTGCAGGCCGCCGAGATCAGGCATCAACATGAAGAGCTCATCCAGGCAGATCGATTTCGATCCAGTATATTTTCCGTTGTGTCACACGATCTTCGCAGTCCTTTGTCAACTTTCCAAGCGCTGCTTGCTGTATCCAAAATTGTCGAACTCCCAGCAGACGAAATTAAAAGTATGCTAATCAATATAGGCAATCAAGTTACAACAGCCTCCAAAATGCTCGACAGCCTTCTCGTATGGTCTTCACAACAAATGGCGAATGAAAAGCTTGAAATACAGGAAATTTCACCTTATGAAATTATTAGAGAATGTCAGGAATTATTTATCGATCGGATTAATCTAAAAAATTTATCGATAGACGTCCGTATTTCCCCTCAATTGACCATCCAGAGCGATGTTAAACGATTTGAATTTATTATTCGCAATATCTTTAATAACGCTATTAAGTTTTCCTTTAGTGGTAAGACTATTATTTTCGATCAGCGGGAAACCGAAAGGGAATTACTTATTTCAATTACAGATCAGGGAATTGGAATGGACGAGCGAAAAATTGCCGCGCTTAAAAATATGCAGAAACAGCAACACAGTCTAGAAGGCACTTTTGAAGAAAAGGGATCAGGTATCGGCTTAATGCTTTGCCATGAATTTGCAAACCGTATGGGTTATTCAATTACGGTTGAAAGTAGTGAAGGTTTTGGAAGTACATTTATCGTTCATATACCAAAATAG
- a CDS encoding amidohydrolase: MKSTALSRKEFIRNSALALAGATFIPGMLFAENQHHAVHQGLLSGYQGKKSYTLKNVLLETGFEYDGDGNVTATKTGLFSIQIANGKIKNISANSNSADAIDAKGLLMLPSFRDMHIHLDKTYYGDKWQAVRRGPGGVKGMIALEQKILPELLKNSTHKAEKLIELLQSKGTAFARSHVNIEPTSKLDSLHHLQMALENKKNGFGAELVAFPQHGVFYTDSVPYLKEAAKTNIDFIGGVDPFSIDGAIEKTMDFTVQLALDNNKGIDIHLHESGESGLKTVEYLINKVNENPVLKGKTYISHCFVLGRLEKAKQQEMAEKVGAAQIGIVSTIPFGGLIMPIPTLMENNVKVMTGNDSIVDHWNTFGTGSVLQKANLAAQVYGQATEYALSRMLKLATAGPTPLDDKGNMQWPKVGDSADIAFLDASCSAEAISRISPVKSLIYQGNLVF; this comes from the coding sequence ATGAAATCAACGGCCCTTTCCCGCAAGGAATTTATCAGGAACTCTGCTCTGGCTCTTGCGGGTGCAACATTTATCCCGGGAATGCTATTTGCAGAAAATCAACATCATGCGGTTCATCAAGGACTTTTGAGCGGCTACCAAGGTAAAAAAAGTTATACGTTGAAAAACGTGTTGTTGGAAACCGGATTTGAGTACGATGGTGATGGAAATGTAACCGCAACAAAGACCGGTCTTTTTTCCATTCAGATAGCAAACGGGAAAATCAAAAATATCAGTGCCAACAGCAACAGTGCTGATGCAATCGATGCAAAAGGGCTTTTGATGCTTCCCTCTTTCCGGGATATGCACATCCATTTAGACAAAACCTACTATGGCGACAAGTGGCAGGCCGTAAGACGTGGCCCCGGAGGTGTAAAGGGTATGATTGCTCTTGAGCAGAAAATTTTGCCCGAACTGCTCAAAAACTCGACCCATAAAGCAGAAAAACTCATTGAACTGTTACAATCCAAGGGAACGGCTTTTGCACGTAGTCATGTCAATATTGAACCGACATCCAAGCTAGACTCTTTACATCATCTGCAAATGGCACTTGAAAACAAGAAAAATGGATTTGGAGCTGAATTGGTTGCTTTTCCACAACACGGAGTCTTCTATACTGACTCAGTTCCCTATCTCAAGGAAGCGGCTAAAACCAATATAGATTTTATCGGTGGGGTCGATCCTTTTTCCATCGATGGTGCTATTGAAAAGACAATGGATTTTACGGTTCAACTGGCATTAGATAACAACAAAGGAATTGACATTCACTTACATGAATCGGGTGAATCCGGTTTGAAAACTGTAGAATATTTAATCAATAAAGTAAACGAGAACCCTGTTCTCAAAGGCAAGACCTACATTAGCCATTGTTTTGTGCTTGGTCGGCTGGAAAAAGCCAAACAACAAGAAATGGCCGAGAAAGTGGGTGCGGCACAAATCGGCATCGTTTCTACGATCCCATTTGGAGGCCTGATTATGCCTATTCCGACGCTCATGGAAAATAATGTTAAAGTCATGACGGGAAATGACAGTATTGTAGATCATTGGAATACTTTCGGAACAGGCAGCGTGCTACAAAAAGCCAATCTTGCAGCTCAGGTATACGGCCAGGCTACTGAATATGCGTTATCCCGTATGCTCAAACTTGCCACCGCAGGCCCTACTCCATTGGATGACAAAGGCAATATGCAATGGCCAAAAGTCGGAGACAGTGCAGATATTGCATTCCTTGACGCAAGTTGCTCAGCAGAGGCTATTTCTAGAATATCTCCGGTAAAATCGCTTATCTATCAAGGAAATCTTGTTTTCTAA
- a CDS encoding helix-turn-helix domain-containing protein gives MDKRNSKIWAPVISLDGFRKEQTAGRDELLFNELHGERLIDKPHKHDFFIINLFDKASGVHTIDSIDHIIKDHQVHVLFPGQMHKWHVYAGTIGYQLMIERSFFEHFAPFFRFSFTNYQNHPVIDLTADAFAQLHYEFESVKQELKRENSLIPLITARAGVIAAIVSREAESAFTEFKVYQSVPRLAKFNMLIDEFFREQKLVAFYAEKLHISPNYLNILCKKHLKISATQLIHQRISIEAKRLLQSTERSIKEIAFELGFADQAYFSNFFKQQTGASPSDFRENIHVGKTPSPLKAT, from the coding sequence ATGGATAAACGAAATTCAAAAATTTGGGCACCAGTGATCAGTCTGGATGGTTTCCGCAAGGAACAGACTGCAGGGCGCGACGAACTCCTATTTAATGAACTGCATGGCGAGCGGCTCATCGACAAACCGCATAAACATGACTTCTTTATCATAAATCTGTTCGATAAAGCATCCGGCGTCCATACGATCGATTCGATTGACCATATCATCAAAGACCATCAGGTTCATGTGCTCTTTCCGGGGCAAATGCACAAATGGCATGTCTATGCGGGTACTATAGGCTATCAACTCATGATTGAACGATCTTTTTTTGAGCACTTCGCCCCTTTCTTTCGCTTTTCATTCACCAATTACCAAAACCATCCCGTCATTGATCTTACCGCAGATGCTTTTGCACAATTGCATTATGAATTTGAATCCGTGAAGCAGGAGTTAAAAAGAGAGAATTCACTTATTCCATTGATAACTGCCCGAGCGGGGGTCATTGCAGCGATTGTAAGTCGAGAGGCCGAGTCTGCCTTCACCGAATTCAAAGTCTATCAATCTGTTCCACGACTTGCCAAGTTCAATATGCTCATTGACGAATTCTTTAGGGAGCAAAAGCTGGTCGCCTTCTATGCCGAAAAGCTCCATATTTCGCCCAATTACCTGAATATACTGTGCAAAAAACATCTGAAAATATCAGCCACACAACTTATTCACCAACGGATCAGCATTGAAGCCAAACGTCTTTTGCAAAGCACCGAGCGGTCCATCAAAGAAATTGCCTTTGAATTGGGTTTTGCAGATCAAGCGTATTTTTCAAACTTTTTTAAACAGCAAACGGGGGCAAGTCCAAGTGACTTTAGAGAAAACATTCATGTAGGGAAAACTCCAAGTCCCTTGAAAGCAACTTGA
- a CDS encoding acyltransferase, with protein sequence MSESKRIYQIDLFRFIAASAVVLYHYLYRGYAAGNMSLLRFDGISEYVKYGYLGVDLFFIISGFVIAFSIKHLSLRKFCYSRFKRLYPMYWICLLLTFVVSYFWGAPRYHVTFTQLLANLTMVQKLLGQGDIDGAYWSLYVELKFYLIIALFLILNRFKKISLDYLVYFWLLLSSLRFLVGPSEIYDAIHEFFLLDWSAYFIAGIIFCQIFLHGAKVQHFVALPWCLYISIDGAIGRIHWLERTFHSDFSAYIIGATIVVFYLLMLLVSCKKLQAINSSGFVKIGMLTYPLYLIHQHIGFIMFNHLYLYLNKYLLLSGVIILMLALAYLLSDRIEPRIMKLFKS encoded by the coding sequence ATGTCTGAGTCCAAAAGAATCTATCAAATCGATCTGTTTCGCTTTATCGCAGCATCTGCCGTCGTATTATATCATTATTTGTATCGGGGCTATGCTGCAGGAAATATGTCCTTGTTACGTTTTGATGGAATTAGTGAATATGTTAAGTACGGTTATCTAGGCGTTGATCTATTTTTTATTATCAGTGGTTTTGTGATCGCATTTTCCATCAAACATCTTTCACTGCGTAAGTTCTGCTACTCCCGCTTCAAGCGTTTGTATCCGATGTACTGGATATGTTTGCTATTGACTTTTGTGGTTTCTTATTTTTGGGGCGCACCACGTTACCACGTTACATTTACACAACTTTTGGCCAATCTGACGATGGTGCAAAAATTATTGGGGCAGGGAGATATCGATGGTGCTTATTGGTCGCTCTATGTGGAGCTGAAGTTTTACCTGATCATAGCCTTGTTCTTGATTCTGAATCGATTTAAAAAAATAAGCTTGGATTACTTGGTTTATTTTTGGCTGCTGTTGTCGAGCCTACGTTTTCTTGTTGGGCCTTCGGAAATTTATGACGCAATCCATGAGTTCTTTTTACTCGATTGGAGTGCATACTTTATTGCTGGAATTATATTTTGTCAGATCTTTTTGCATGGAGCAAAAGTTCAGCATTTTGTGGCCTTACCTTGGTGTTTGTACATTTCCATTGACGGAGCGATAGGTCGAATTCATTGGCTGGAACGAACCTTCCACAGTGACTTTTCAGCTTATATTATTGGTGCGACCATCGTTGTGTTTTACCTGCTCATGTTACTGGTTTCCTGTAAAAAACTGCAGGCGATCAATTCGTCCGGATTCGTTAAAATCGGCATGTTAACCTATCCGCTGTATTTAATCCATCAACACATCGGCTTTATTATGTTTAATCACCTGTATCTGTATCTGAATAAATACCTGCTCCTTTCAGGTGTTATCATTCTTATGCTCGCCCTGGCTTATCTCCTGAGCGATCGGATTGAACCGCGGATCATGAAGTTGTTTAAATCATAA
- a CDS encoding beta-L-arabinofuranosidase domain-containing protein — protein sequence MKKYTIYFAAILTIFIKTTAVAVAQGGDQILDGIGETGMVARYVFDGDFKDWSRNGLHGKFQGTKASFVSDKQFTKVLSLAGGKDDFVVLPAQVLADLESISITGWMYLRAAQSGQYLFDFGQDITRHFAGTPTGTALQNGYMGIIAQKKAEVKNAVSSAVPLNKWVHLAIVVDIATGTMQTYLDGMPAGEVKDIPQELTEVFGPAGSKRTLYIGKSLLGGNVSLNALLHDFRIYRVPLNRNQIGMVYRNALKGVREDVASKGKAEDDLPRFPMNKAELYNGFLTGVADVTVETAVGELPRLPSYVVGTYKDGMVGPKVRVLWPAPTDNSAVAQQTAYAVTGRVPGTDLKPKAIITVKGKVKSKMPSLKLDAFHLDQVSLNTDVKQHQTKFIENRNKFIDTLAKSDPNSFLYMFRHAFGQKQPTGAQPLEVWDSQDIKLRGHATGHYLTAIAQAYASTGYDKVLQSKFLGKMDTMVNVLYALSKLSGTPRQAGQAFIADPAAVPYGPGKSAYDSDLSDEGIRTDYWNWGLGFISAYPPDQFIMLEHGAKYGGQKNQVWAPYYTLHKILAGLIDVYEVSGNKKALEIAQGMGTWVYTRLSKVPTETLIKMWNTYIAGEFGGMNEVMARLYRITGEENYLKTARLFDNIDMFYGNAAHTHGLAKNVDTFRGLHANQHIPQIVGSMELYRVSNEPQYYKIADNFWYKATNDYMYSIGGVAGARNPANAECFISQPATLYENGFSAGGQNETCATYNMLKLTSDLFMFDQRAELMDYYERGLYNHILASVAENSPANTYHVPLRAGSIKQFGNADMKGFTCCNGTAIESSTKLQNTIYFKSKDDQALYVNLYIPSTLHWTERGISVEQQTSFPKADQTALTIRGNGKFELHVRVPSWATKGFFVAINGVDQKIKAEPGTYLTLNRTWKDGDVINLKMPFQFHLDPVMDQPNIASLFYGPILLAAQEPAARKDWRKVTLDAKDIAKSIKGNPETLEFYIDDVLYKPFYDTYGRHSVYLDVSLK from the coding sequence ATGAAAAAATATACGATATATTTTGCAGCAATTCTTACGATTTTTATCAAAACGACAGCTGTAGCTGTGGCACAGGGTGGGGATCAGATCCTGGATGGTATTGGAGAGACAGGCATGGTGGCCCGTTATGTTTTTGATGGGGATTTTAAGGATTGGTCGCGCAATGGACTACATGGTAAATTCCAGGGCACAAAAGCTTCATTTGTATCAGATAAACAATTTACAAAGGTACTTTCTCTCGCTGGAGGAAAGGACGATTTTGTCGTACTTCCAGCGCAAGTACTCGCGGATCTCGAGTCGATTAGTATAACAGGCTGGATGTACTTACGTGCAGCGCAGTCTGGCCAGTATTTATTCGATTTTGGACAAGATATCACCAGGCATTTTGCAGGGACACCAACAGGTACAGCGCTACAAAATGGCTATATGGGGATAATCGCCCAAAAGAAGGCCGAAGTAAAAAATGCGGTCTCTTCGGCAGTGCCTTTAAACAAATGGGTGCACTTGGCCATTGTAGTTGATATTGCTACAGGGACCATGCAAACATATTTAGATGGTATGCCCGCTGGCGAAGTTAAAGATATCCCACAGGAGTTGACCGAGGTTTTTGGACCGGCAGGTAGTAAGAGGACACTATACATTGGAAAATCCCTGTTGGGTGGAAATGTAAGTTTAAATGCACTGTTGCATGATTTTCGCATTTATCGTGTGCCACTGAATCGAAACCAGATCGGCATGGTGTACAGAAATGCGCTGAAAGGTGTGCGTGAAGATGTTGCTTCTAAAGGTAAGGCTGAGGATGACCTACCGCGATTTCCAATGAATAAAGCGGAGCTTTATAATGGGTTTTTAACCGGAGTTGCAGATGTCACCGTAGAAACAGCGGTAGGCGAGCTGCCACGATTGCCGAGTTATGTCGTCGGTACATATAAAGACGGTATGGTGGGACCAAAAGTGCGTGTGTTGTGGCCTGCGCCAACCGACAATAGTGCCGTCGCGCAGCAAACAGCTTACGCCGTCACGGGGCGCGTTCCCGGGACTGATCTGAAACCCAAAGCCATCATTACAGTCAAAGGGAAGGTAAAGTCCAAGATGCCTAGCTTAAAATTGGACGCATTTCACTTGGATCAGGTTTCCCTTAATACGGATGTCAAGCAGCATCAAACAAAGTTTATCGAAAATCGCAATAAATTCATTGATACATTGGCAAAATCGGATCCCAATTCATTCCTCTATATGTTTCGTCACGCGTTTGGGCAAAAGCAACCGACCGGTGCGCAGCCCTTGGAAGTATGGGACAGTCAGGATATCAAACTGCGTGGCCACGCTACAGGACATTACCTGACGGCAATTGCACAAGCTTATGCGAGTACAGGGTACGATAAGGTACTCCAGTCAAAATTTTTGGGGAAGATGGATACCATGGTCAACGTGCTTTATGCCTTGTCAAAGTTGTCGGGTACACCGAGACAAGCGGGACAGGCTTTTATTGCGGATCCTGCTGCGGTACCTTATGGTCCGGGTAAATCAGCTTATGATTCTGACCTCAGTGACGAAGGAATCCGTACAGATTATTGGAACTGGGGACTTGGCTTTATCAGTGCCTATCCCCCAGATCAGTTTATTATGCTTGAACATGGCGCAAAATATGGCGGGCAGAAGAACCAGGTTTGGGCACCTTATTATACCCTGCATAAAATCCTGGCCGGCCTGATAGATGTTTATGAGGTAAGTGGAAATAAAAAAGCATTGGAGATCGCACAGGGAATGGGCACTTGGGTGTATACACGTTTAAGTAAAGTCCCGACAGAGACATTAATCAAAATGTGGAATACGTATATCGCAGGTGAATTTGGCGGAATGAATGAAGTGATGGCAAGGTTATATCGTATAACGGGTGAAGAGAATTACTTAAAAACCGCCCGCTTATTTGACAATATTGATATGTTCTACGGCAATGCCGCGCACACACATGGACTGGCCAAAAATGTAGATACTTTTAGGGGATTACATGCCAATCAGCATATTCCTCAAATTGTGGGCAGTATGGAGTTATACCGGGTGTCCAATGAGCCCCAATATTATAAAATTGCGGACAACTTTTGGTATAAGGCCACCAACGATTATATGTATAGTATCGGTGGTGTGGCTGGTGCCAGAAATCCCGCCAATGCCGAATGTTTTATTAGCCAGCCGGCGACATTATATGAAAATGGATTTTCTGCAGGTGGACAGAACGAAACCTGTGCAACCTACAACATGCTGAAATTGACAAGCGACTTGTTTATGTTCGATCAGCGCGCAGAGTTGATGGATTATTATGAACGTGGATTATACAATCACATCTTAGCTTCTGTTGCAGAAAATAGTCCAGCAAATACGTATCATGTGCCTTTACGCGCGGGATCTATTAAGCAGTTTGGAAATGCCGATATGAAAGGTTTTACCTGCTGTAATGGTACGGCTATTGAGAGCAGTACTAAATTGCAGAATACAATCTATTTTAAAAGTAAGGATGACCAGGCGCTGTATGTCAATCTGTATATTCCCTCTACCTTACACTGGACGGAACGCGGAATCAGCGTCGAGCAACAAACCAGTTTTCCGAAAGCGGATCAAACAGCGCTGACCATACGGGGGAATGGCAAATTTGAACTTCATGTGCGGGTGCCAAGCTGGGCAACAAAGGGATTTTTTGTTGCAATAAATGGAGTCGATCAAAAAATTAAAGCTGAGCCGGGAACTTACCTGACCTTAAACCGCACCTGGAAAGATGGGGATGTGATCAACCTTAAAATGCCGTTTCAGTTTCATCTGGATCCGGTTATGGATCAGCCCAATATTGCAAGTCTGTTTTATGGACCAATCTTATTGGCAGCCCAGGAACCTGCCGCAAGAAAAGATTGGCGTAAAGTAACTTTGGATGCAAAGGATATTGCTAAGTCGATTAAAGGAAATCCGGAAACATTGGAATTTTACATTGATGATGTGCTTTATAAACCATTTTATGATACCTACGGACGTCATTCGGTTTACCTGGATGTCAGCTTAAAATAG
- a CDS encoding HAMP domain-containing sensor histidine kinase, which yields MRLANQTLKYLSISVLVVIALWSTVFYLFMLEVIHDNIDEELENQKRLIIQELSSNPTVAPDLEFGINNYKVRQISEEQALKMQNVYKDTMLYMQDDDDPEPELEPVRMLTTAFEHQGHYYELSIINSMIEESDLIKNLFYSVVILFVLLVISIVSINKVVIERLWGPLYTFLDQLTRFRLGKTKEKPTMDTQIQEFKDLQLAVATLIRHNEESYEQQKQFIGNASHELQTPLAIMINKLEIMAETEGLNQKQSETVAAVLATAERLVRLNKSLLLLSKIENKQFLHNEDLSFNTLVLNIVAEFEAIAEFKQVKINVVQEDQLTVQMDGALANIVVSNLLRNALFHNRLGGEVNIHITNKRLTVSNTSTHAALDANLVFSRFYKSDAASKGTGLGLAIVQAICNLYGFAIVYHYENNQHSFQLNMFP from the coding sequence ATGAGATTAGCCAACCAAACACTAAAGTATCTTTCTATCTCCGTGTTGGTGGTCATCGCTCTCTGGTCAACAGTGTTCTATCTATTTATGCTGGAGGTGATCCACGATAATATCGACGAAGAACTCGAAAACCAAAAGCGGCTCATTATCCAGGAACTTTCCAGCAATCCCACCGTAGCTCCAGATTTAGAGTTTGGGATAAATAATTATAAGGTACGCCAGATTTCCGAAGAACAAGCCCTTAAGATGCAAAACGTTTATAAGGACACCATGTTGTATATGCAGGACGATGATGATCCCGAGCCGGAACTGGAACCAGTCCGAATGTTGACCACAGCATTTGAACATCAAGGACATTATTATGAACTTTCGATCATCAACTCGATGATCGAAGAGAGCGATCTAATCAAGAATCTCTTTTATTCTGTTGTTATTTTATTTGTTTTGTTGGTCATCAGTATCGTATCCATCAATAAAGTCGTAATAGAACGTTTATGGGGGCCATTATATACGTTCTTGGATCAGTTGACACGCTTTCGTTTAGGCAAAACCAAGGAGAAGCCCACGATGGATACGCAGATCCAGGAATTTAAAGACCTACAGCTTGCTGTGGCTACCTTAATTCGCCATAACGAGGAAAGCTATGAACAGCAAAAACAGTTTATTGGCAATGCTTCGCATGAATTACAGACACCGTTGGCCATTATGATCAACAAATTGGAAATCATGGCGGAAACAGAGGGGTTGAACCAGAAACAGTCTGAGACTGTCGCAGCAGTATTAGCAACTGCCGAGCGGCTTGTGCGCCTCAATAAATCCTTGTTGCTGTTGAGTAAAATTGAGAATAAACAATTTTTGCACAATGAGGATCTTTCGTTCAATACGCTTGTACTAAATATTGTGGCGGAGTTTGAGGCTATTGCTGAATTTAAACAGGTAAAAATCAATGTTGTACAAGAAGATCAGCTGACTGTACAAATGGATGGTGCTTTGGCAAATATAGTGGTGTCAAATCTCCTACGAAATGCTTTGTTCCATAATAGATTAGGCGGGGAGGTGAATATCCATATAACGAACAAAAGGCTTACCGTGTCCAATACGAGTACACATGCAGCGTTGGATGCTAACCTGGTATTCTCCCGTTTTTATAAATCAGATGCAGCATCCAAAGGTACTGGCTTGGGGCTGGCCATTGTGCAGGCCATCTGTAACCTCTATGGTTTTGCAATCGTCTACCATTATGAAAACAATCAGCATAGCTTTCAGCTCAATATGTTCCCTTAG